The Amycolatopsis sp. DG1A-15b genome contains the following window.
CGGATATCCACGTGCCGATCAAGGACCAGGGCATCGTGAAGTCCCCGGTGCGGATCGGCCCGGACACCTGGCTCGGCACCAAGGTCAGCGTCCTGAAGGGCACCCGCATCGGCCGCGGCAGCGTGCTCGGCGCGCACGCGGTCGTCCGTGGTGACATTCCGGACTACTCGATCGCGGTCGGCGCGCCGGCCCGGGTGGTCCGCAACCGCGAAGAGGACTACGCGGCCGACGCCGCGCGTCGCGAGGCCGTCGCGGACATGGCCCGGAAAGCGAACAAGGCCCTGCAGAAGACCCTCGGCGAGCAGTAGGACTACTCAGGCCCGCGTGGTCGTTTTCGCGACATAGTGGCGGAGTTTCGCAAGGTCGCCGTGTCCGCTTTGCTCACGAAGGGCGCGTTCGTCTGGCTGGGCGTCGTCCCGCTGTTGTTCGTCAACGGCGCGTTGAGGGCGTACGACATCGGGCTGGGGCCCGGTCATCCCGCCGCAGCGAGTTCGACCTTCACGGCGGCAAGCTGGCTCGGCGGGGGCATCCCGGTCGTGGGCGTGGTCGTTGCGGCGACCACGCGGCGCCGGGGCTGGATCTGGTTCTACGGGACCGGTGTAGCCGTGGTCGCCGCGGCGGTCCGGTGGGTCCAGACCCATCCCGACCCGCCGCCGACCCGCTGCGTCGAGCACAGCGGCGGCGATAGCGACTGCCCCTGACCTGCTCGCCGCAGCTGCTTCGACCTGCGGATTTCCCGTGTGGTCGAAAATCGGCCACGCGCGTTCCCGGCCGTTCGGCGGTGATCTTCGGCTGATCGGCCGATCTCCCCGACGGCCCGGTCCCGGCAGCCTGAGCCCATGCCGATCACCCGGTCCACCGTCGCGCTGCTCGCCGCCGCGGCGCTGCTCCCCGCCGTCCCCGCGGTCGCCGCCGCGGACTGGCTCTCGTGGCAGCTCTGCGCCACCGTCGCGAAGGGCTGGGACCCCGGCGACCACCGCACCGAGTGCGCGCAGGTCCCGGTCCCGGTGGACTACGCCGACCCGGGTGGTCCGAAAATCGACATCGCCGTCAGCCGGATCCGGGCGACCGGTACCCGGACCGGCGCGGTGCTGCTCAACCCCGGCGGCCCCGGCCAGTCCGGTCTCACCATGCCCGGCAGCATCGCCGACAGCCACGCCGGCGGTCTCGGCGTCCACCACGACCTCATCGGGTTCGACCCGCGCGGTGTCGGCTACAGCGCCGATCTGCCGTGCCCGGCCGAGTTCCCCGAGCCAGGCATCCCCGACAAGGAGAAGGCCCGCGAAGCCGCCGAGGCGAACCGCAAGTGCGTCGACGCCCACCCGGCCTTCGTCCGGAATCTGACCACGCCGACGATCGCCCGCGACCTGGACCGCATCCGTGTTGCCCTCGGCGAGGACAAGATCGGCTACTACGGCGTCTCGTGGGGGACCGCGCTCGGCGCCCAGTACCGGACGCTCTTCGACGACCACGTCGACAAGATGCTGCTCGACTCCGTCATGCTGCCGGACCTGAACGTCACCGCGATGGACGACGGCCAGGCGACCGCGGGCGAGAACACCTTCCACGAGTTCGCGGCGTGGATCGCCAGGTACGACGCCATTTACCGATTCGGGACCACGGAGCCCGCGGTCGCGGACGCGCTGCTCGGCCTGCGGGACCGGCACGGCGCGACCGTCGGCGGCATGCTCGCCAATCCGCGGCGCGAGTGGGCCGGCCTGGCGAAGCAGCTCGCGGCCATCCGCGACGGCGGCGCGCCCGTCGCCGGAAAAGCGACGACCGGCGGTCTGGGCTGGGACGGCGAGCCGCACGCGTTCAACCACTTCCAGCAGACGGCGCTGCTCTGCAACGAGTCGCCGAGCCCGCGCGACTTCGAGACCGTCTGGCAGCACCGTCTCGATCGGATGAAGCGCCTCCCGGTCGCGGGCGGCTACGGCTTCTACGAACAGCTCTGCGTCGGCTGGCCGCTGGCCGCCCGGCCGTGGTCGTTCAAAACCGGGACAAGCCCGCTGCAGCTGGCCGGTCACCTCTACGAGCCGGTCACGCCGATCGGCTGGGCGATCGCGATGCACCGGCGGATCGGCGGCGCGCTGCTGACCGTCGAGGACGACATCCACGGCTCGCTGTCGTCGCTGCCCTGCGCCGACGCCGTGGTCACTTTCTTCGACACGGGCAAGACGACGTCGGCGTCGTGCGCGGGGGCGCCGGTCCCGGCGCCGTGAGTCAGACGCGGGCCCGCAGCTGCTCGCGGACCTCCATCAGCGCGAAGCCGAGCAGGTTCAGCCCGCGCCAGTAGTCCGGTTTGGTCGCGTTCTTCTCCTCGCGCGCGAGGCCGGTGCCCCAGACGAGGTCCTTCTTGGACGCCTCGACGAGCACCGCGTCCCCGGTCCCGAGCAGGAACCGGCGCAAGTCGCGGTGGGCGCGGAACTTCGCCAGGTTGCCGTCGACGACGATGTCGAACCGGTGCCGCTCCCAGGTGGCGGCCTCGAACCCGGCGACCTCGCGGCCGAGCACCTTCGCCGCCTTCGGGTCCGGCGTGGTCCGGATCAGCTCGGCCTTCTCGTGGTCGCCGAACAGCTCGGCCTTGCCGGCCATCATGTAGTGCTCGGCGGTCGGGTAGACGACGCCGTCGGCTTCGAACGGGTCGACCCACCACTGGCTCAAGCAGCTCGCCGTCACCCGCCCGGACTTCGAGGGCGTGTGCCCGTAGAACAGCAGGTACTCGGGCTCCGCACCCTCGTGGACCTTTTCGCGCAACGCCTCGACACTGCGGACACCGTCGACCTTCACCATCCGCCTAGTGGACCACGCGCTCAGAGCAGGAAGTGGAACAGGGGGCTGCCCGGCTCGATCCGCTCCACCTGAAGCGGGCTCGCGTCCATCCGGGCCAGCAGCCCGGGCAGGTCACCCGACCGGGCGATTTCGATGCCGACCAGCGCCGGTCCCATCTCGCGGTTGGTGCGCTTGACGTACTCGAAGCGCGTGATGTCGTCCTCGGGCCCGAGCACCTGCTCGAGGAACCGCCGCAGCGCGCCCGGCTCCTGCGGGAACCCGACGAGGAAGTAGTGCTTCAGCCCTTCGTGCATCAGCGACCGCTCGAGGATCTCGCTGTAGCGGCTGACGTCGTTGTTGCCGCCGGAGACCAGGCAGACGACGGTCTGGCCGGGCTCGACCGCGACGACCGTGCCGAGCGAGGCCGCGGCGAGCGCGCCCGCGGGTTCGGCGATGATCCCGTCGGACTGGTACATCGCGAGCATCTCGGTGCACACCGCGCCTTCGGCGACCGCGGTCAGCTCGGCGCCGCTCTCGCGGATCAGGGGATAGGTGACCGCGCCGGCTTCGCGCACGGCGGCGCCGTCGACGAACGAGTCGAGCTCCGGCAGCCGCACCGGGTGCCCGGCTTCGAGGGCCGCCGCCATGCAGGCCGCGCCCGCGGGCTCGACGCCGACGATCCGGACCTCCGGGTGCCGCTCCCGCAGCCAGCTGCCGACCCCGGCGAGCAGCCCGCCGCCGCCGACGGGCACGACCACGACGTCGGGCACGAAGCCGAGCTGCTCGATCACTTCGAGGGCGACCGTGCCCTGGCCGGCGACCGTGCGGACGTCGTCGAACGCGGGCACCAGGGTCGCGCCGGTGCGCTGGGCGTCCTCGTTCGCCGCGGCGAAGGCGTCTTCGTACGTTTCTCCGACAACGATCACTTCGATGTGCGCGCCGCCGAGCGTCGCGATGCGTTCGCGCTTCTGCCGCGGCGTGGTCCCGGGGACGTACACGCGGCCGTTGGCGCCGAGCCGGCGGCACGCGTACGCGACGCCTTGGGCGTGGTTGCCGGCGCTGGCGCAGACGACCCCGCGGGCGCGGACGTCCTCGTCGAGCTGGACGATGAAGTTGTAGGCGCCGCGGATCTTGTACGACCGGACGGTCTGCAGGTCCTCGCGCTTCACCCAGACCTGCGCGTCCACCCGGGACGACAACCGGGCGCTCGGCTCGAGCGGCGTCCGGGTCACCACCCCGGCCAGCCGCTCGGCGGCCTTCTCGATGGTCGCCGCGGTCACCGTGTCGATGTCGTGCACCCCGGTGAATCTACGACTCGCGCGTCCCGGGCAACCGGCCGGGCCTCCGGGCGCATCAAAGGGGTGACGAACGAGATGGGGGGCGCCGATGGACGCCGGATTCACCGAGTACGTGACCACGCGGGCGGCTTGGCTGCGCAAGGTCGCGTACTTGCTCTGCGGCGACTGGCACCGGGCCGACGACCTGGTCCAGTCCGCGATCACCCGGCTCTACGCGAACTGGCCGCGCGCGTCCCGCGCCGAGAACCTGGACGGCTACGCGCGTCGCACGCTGGTCAACACGTTCCTGGCCGAACAGCGGACGTCGTGGTGGCGGCGGGTGGATTTGCGCCAAAACGACCAGGACCCGCCGGCACCGGGCACGGACGTCGAACAGGCCCTGGACCTGCGGGCGGCGTTGGCACAGCTGCCGGCCCGCCAGCGCGCGACCGTCGTCCTGCGCTACTTCGGCGATCTGTCGGTCGCCGAGACCGCGCGGGCGCTGGGCTGTTCCCCAGGCACCGTCAAGAGCCAGACCGCGAAGGCCGTGGACGCGCTACGCGAGCTGCTGCGCGAACCGATCCGGGAGGGACGAGCATGACCGACCACGAGCTGGCCACCAAGCTGAAGGAACTGGCCGAGACACCTGCCCCGCCGCCCCGGATCGACCTCGACCGCGCGCGCCGGCTCGGGGGACGCCGTCGTCGCGTGCGGACCGCGGCGCTGGTCGTCGGCTGTGCCGCGGTGGTGACGGCCGGGGGGCTGACGGCGGTGTCGGCGATGCGGCCCACGCCGCCCCCGATCGCGCCGGCGGCTGTCCTGCCCAAGCCGCCGCCCGTCGCGCCGGCGCCCACCGACAACCCGCTGGTGACGAAGGCGAGCTTCGGCTGGCTGCCGGAGCCCGTCAAGGGCGTCGAGTACGGCGCCGGCGGCCACGGCGACTACGCGCTGGCCATCGGCCGCGGCGACCTGGCGCCGATGATCTGGCTCGCCGTGTACGACCGGGAACCGCCGTTGGACCGCAAGCACGACATGGGCGGGCGGGCGGTGCCCGTCCCGGTCCGGGTCGGCGACCGCGACGGCTACTGGGTCACGACCGATGCCCGGGACCCGCTGAACCAGGGCAACAGCTACCTACGCTGGCCGACCGCGGACGGCCGGTGGGCCGAGCTGAACGCGTACTACCTCACCCTGCCCGATCTGCAGCAGGTCCTGCTGCGCGTCGCCGGGGAGGTGACGTTCGCGAACCGCGCGGTGCCGTTGCCGCTGCACATCACCGGTCTGCCGGAGACGTTCCGCGTCGCCGACATCGGCCTGTGGCGTCGCCCCGACCAGGACGGCGTCCCGTGGCGGGCGGTGCTCCAGTACTCGTCGAACGGCGCACTCGCGACGATCACGGTCTCCCCGCCGGGTGGCCACGCGGACGGCCCCGGCAAGCCCGTCTGCACGACGAAGAACGGGCTGCGGGCGTGCGTCGCGATCGACAAGCCCCAGACCGCGGGCATCACCTCGCAGGAACTGCTGGACCGGATCACGCTGCTCGGCCCGGACGAGACGAAGTGGACGCCGCACGTGATCGGCTGATCAGCCCTTCGGCACCGCCGGGTACGGGACGAAGGTGCTGGTGTTCTCGTCGACGGTGAGCTGCTTGCCGATCGTCGGGAAGGCGCGCTGGGAGCAGGCCGGCCGTTCGCAGACTTTGCAGCCCATCCCGATGGGCGTCGCGGCGGCCGGCTCGTCCAGATCGAGACCGGTCGAATAGACGAGCCGCCCGGCGTGGCGCAGTTCGCAGCCCAGCCCGACCGTGAACGTCTTGCCCGGGCTGCCGTAGCCGCCGATGTTGCGCGACACCGTGCGCGCGATCCAGAAGTAGCTCTTGCCGTCGGGCAGGGTGGCGATCTGGGTGAGGATCTTGCCCGGCTGGGTGAACGCCTCGTAGATGTTCCACAGCGGACACGCCCCGCCGACGCGGGAGAAGTGGAACCCGGCCGCCGACTGCCGCTTCGACATGTTCCCGGCGCGGTCCACCCGCACGAACGAGAACGGCACCCCGCGCTGCTTCGGCCGTTGCAGCGTGGACAGCCGGTGGCAGACCGTCTCGAAGCCCACGCCGTAGTGGTCGCACAGCCGCTCGATGTCGTAGCGGAACCGCTCGGCCGCGGCCAGGAACGGCCCGTAGGGGAGGATCAGCGCCCCGGCGAAGTAGTTCGCCAGGCCGACACGGGCGAGCGACCGGGCGGCCGGACCCGAGAACGCCCACGAGTCGGCCAGCTCGGTGATGAGGTCGTCGTACTCGAGCAGCGCGATCTGCGAAGCCATCCGGAACGCCTGCTGCCCGACCCGCAGGCTCGGCGCCAGCCGCAGCACCCGCGTCACCGGCTCGTAGCGGTGCTGCTGGCCGGTCGCCTCGTCGATGCCTTCGCTGGTCACCTCGACGCCGTAGCGCTGGGAGAGGCGTTCCTTCAGCGCGCTCAGCACCTGGCCGCGCTGCAGCGGGATGTCCGCGGCCATCTTCTCGGCGCGTTCGTCCAGTTCCGCGACGTAGTTCTCGCGCTCGTAGAAGAAGTCGCGGACCTCCTCGTGCGGCAGCGGCGCGGCGGCGCTGCCGTGCAGGCCCAGGCCGTTTTCGGTGGTCAGCGCGGCCGTGTTCTCGACGGCGTTGCGGTAACTGCGGTGCAGCTTGACCAGCGCCTGGGCGATCGCCGGCAGGTTCGTGGCGAGCTCGTTGAGCTCCCCGGTGGTGACGTCGATGCCGAGGGCCTCGTCGAGCAGGGCTTCCTTGACGTCGGCGACCAGCCGGGACGTGTCGTTGTTGGCGAAGAACTCGGTGTCGACGCCGAATGCCTGCGTGATCCGCAGCAGCACGGGCACGGTCAGCGGACGCGAGTTGTGCTCGATCTGGTTGAGGTAGCTGGGTGAGATCTCCAGCACACGAGCGAGGTCGGCCTGGCTCATCGAGCGGCTTTCGCGGAGGTGCCGCAGCCGCGCGCCGGCGAAAGTCTTCTCCATTCGTGCCCTCCTTCCCGGAAGGTTTCCGGTCCTGAACGGTTACGTGAACGGTCAAGAACGCGGATTTTCGATCACTTGCGAATCGGCTGATTCGCAACCTTTGCAGAGAGCGTACGAACCCTTCGCACAAATTGGCAAATTGGACAACTGGACCGCGTTTTGGCTGGCGTGTCAGGGTCAGGCCAAGCAAGGCGAGCAATCGCAAACTTCGCAACACCGGGAGATCCGATGACGGAACAGGCCAAGCAGGCGGCCGCGGAGCTGGCGGCGCAGTGGGCGAACGACCCCCGCTGGGCGGGCGTGCAGCGCTCCTACTCGGCCGAAGACGTGATCAAGCTGCGCGGCAGCGTCGTCGAGGAGCACACCCTGGCCCGCCGCGGCGCGGAGAAGCTGTGGGACCTGCTGCACACCGAGGACTACATCCACGCGCTCGGCGCGCTCACCGGCAACCAGGCCGTCCAGCAGGTCCGGGCGGGCCTGCAGGCGATCTACCTGTCCGGCTGGCAGGTCGCGGCCGATGCCAACCTGTCCGGCCAGACCTACCCGGACCAGAGCCTGTACCCGGCCAACTCGGTGCCGGCCGTGGTCCGCCGCATCAACAACGCGCTGGGCCGCGCGGACCAGATCAGCTGGGCCGAGGGCAACACCGACATCGACTGGTACGCCCCGATCGTCGCCGACGCCGAGGCCGGCTTCGGTGGCCCGCTGAACGCGTTCGAGCTGATGAAGGGCATGATCGCCGCCGGTGCCGCGGGCGTGCACTGGGAAGACCAGCTCGCGTCCGAGAAGAAGTGCGGTCACCTCGGCGGCAAGGTGCTCATCCCGACCAAGCAGCACGAGCGCACGCTGAACGCCGCCCGCCTCGCCGCGGACGTGCTGAACGTGCCGTCGCTGATCGTCGCCCGCACCGACGCGCAGGCCGCGACGCTGCTGACCAGCGACGTCGACGAGCGCGACCGGCAGTTCCTCACCGGCGGCCGCACCGCCGAGGGCTTCTACGAGGTCACCAACGGCATCCAGCCCTGCATCGAGCGCGGCCTGGCCTACGCCCAGTACGCCGACCTGCTCTGGATGGAGACCTCCGAGCCGGACCTCGAGGTGGCGCGCAAGTACGCCGAGGCGATCAAGGCGAAGTTCCCGGACCAGATGCTGGCCTACAACTGCTCGCCGTCGTTCAACTGGAAGAAGCACCTGGACGACGCGACGATCGCGAAGTTCCAGCGCGAGCTCGGCCACATGGGCTACAAGTTCCAGTTCATCACGCTGGCCGGCTTCCACGCGCTGAACTACTCGA
Protein-coding sequences here:
- a CDS encoding alpha/beta fold hydrolase produces the protein MPITRSTVALLAAAALLPAVPAVAAADWLSWQLCATVAKGWDPGDHRTECAQVPVPVDYADPGGPKIDIAVSRIRATGTRTGAVLLNPGGPGQSGLTMPGSIADSHAGGLGVHHDLIGFDPRGVGYSADLPCPAEFPEPGIPDKEKAREAAEANRKCVDAHPAFVRNLTTPTIARDLDRIRVALGEDKIGYYGVSWGTALGAQYRTLFDDHVDKMLLDSVMLPDLNVTAMDDGQATAGENTFHEFAAWIARYDAIYRFGTTEPAVADALLGLRDRHGATVGGMLANPRREWAGLAKQLAAIRDGGAPVAGKATTGGLGWDGEPHAFNHFQQTALLCNESPSPRDFETVWQHRLDRMKRLPVAGGYGFYEQLCVGWPLAARPWSFKTGTSPLQLAGHLYEPVTPIGWAIAMHRRIGGALLTVEDDIHGSLSSLPCADAVVTFFDTGKTTSASCAGAPVPAP
- a CDS encoding NADAR family protein, translating into MVKVDGVRSVEALREKVHEGAEPEYLLFYGHTPSKSGRVTASCLSQWWVDPFEADGVVYPTAEHYMMAGKAELFGDHEKAELIRTTPDPKAAKVLGREVAGFEAATWERHRFDIVVDGNLAKFRAHRDLRRFLLGTGDAVLVEASKKDLVWGTGLAREEKNATKPDYWRGLNLLGFALMEVREQLRARV
- the ilvA gene encoding threonine ammonia-lyase IlvA yields the protein MHDIDTVTAATIEKAAERLAGVVTRTPLEPSARLSSRVDAQVWVKREDLQTVRSYKIRGAYNFIVQLDEDVRARGVVCASAGNHAQGVAYACRRLGANGRVYVPGTTPRQKRERIATLGGAHIEVIVVGETYEDAFAAANEDAQRTGATLVPAFDDVRTVAGQGTVALEVIEQLGFVPDVVVVPVGGGGLLAGVGSWLRERHPEVRIVGVEPAGAACMAAALEAGHPVRLPELDSFVDGAAVREAGAVTYPLIRESGAELTAVAEGAVCTEMLAMYQSDGIIAEPAGALAAASLGTVVAVEPGQTVVCLVSGGNNDVSRYSEILERSLMHEGLKHYFLVGFPQEPGALRRFLEQVLGPEDDITRFEYVKRTNREMGPALVGIEIARSGDLPGLLARMDASPLQVERIEPGSPLFHFLL
- a CDS encoding SigE family RNA polymerase sigma factor encodes the protein MDAGFTEYVTTRAAWLRKVAYLLCGDWHRADDLVQSAITRLYANWPRASRAENLDGYARRTLVNTFLAEQRTSWWRRVDLRQNDQDPPAPGTDVEQALDLRAALAQLPARQRATVVLRYFGDLSVAETARALGCSPGTVKSQTAKAVDALRELLREPIREGRA
- a CDS encoding short-chain fatty acyl-CoA regulator family protein; this translates as MEKTFAGARLRHLRESRSMSQADLARVLEISPSYLNQIEHNSRPLTVPVLLRITQAFGVDTEFFANNDTSRLVADVKEALLDEALGIDVTTGELNELATNLPAIAQALVKLHRSYRNAVENTAALTTENGLGLHGSAAAPLPHEEVRDFFYERENYVAELDERAEKMAADIPLQRGQVLSALKERLSQRYGVEVTSEGIDEATGQQHRYEPVTRVLRLAPSLRVGQQAFRMASQIALLEYDDLITELADSWAFSGPAARSLARVGLANYFAGALILPYGPFLAAAERFRYDIERLCDHYGVGFETVCHRLSTLQRPKQRGVPFSFVRVDRAGNMSKRQSAAGFHFSRVGGACPLWNIYEAFTQPGKILTQIATLPDGKSYFWIARTVSRNIGGYGSPGKTFTVGLGCELRHAGRLVYSTGLDLDEPAAATPIGMGCKVCERPACSQRAFPTIGKQLTVDENTSTFVPYPAVPKG
- the aceA gene encoding isocitrate lyase; this encodes MTEQAKQAAAELAAQWANDPRWAGVQRSYSAEDVIKLRGSVVEEHTLARRGAEKLWDLLHTEDYIHALGALTGNQAVQQVRAGLQAIYLSGWQVAADANLSGQTYPDQSLYPANSVPAVVRRINNALGRADQISWAEGNTDIDWYAPIVADAEAGFGGPLNAFELMKGMIAAGAAGVHWEDQLASEKKCGHLGGKVLIPTKQHERTLNAARLAADVLNVPSLIVARTDAQAATLLTSDVDERDRQFLTGGRTAEGFYEVTNGIQPCIERGLAYAQYADLLWMETSEPDLEVARKYAEAIKAKFPDQMLAYNCSPSFNWKKHLDDATIAKFQRELGHMGYKFQFITLAGFHALNYSMFDLAHGYAREGMTAYVDLQEREFASESRGYTATKHQREVGTGYFDQVATALNPESSTTALKGSTEEAQFH